The genomic stretch AAGCTGTTTTCTCTGCCTGACACTCCGAAAGCTGATGACAGTGAAAACAGGATTTCTTTCAATTCCATTTTAAGCTCCGTTTCCGTGTTAATATGTTATTTCAATAACGCGGTTACCGCTTTATCGGCAAGCGTTGCGCCGTAATTTAATCTCTGGTTGACATAATATCAACATTATGTTAATAAATATCTCTTTTTCACAGCATATTTACTGCATTTTTAAAGGCATTTCCCCGCTCTTCGAAATTTTTGAAACTATCGAAACTCGCGCATGCCGGAGAAAGAACTACAATATCGCCTTCATGGGCATTTTTCTTTGCAATTTTGACCGCAGCCGCAAGACTTTCGCATTTGATTATAGGAAGTCTGCCCTCTTTAAAGTTTTGCGCCTTTACAACACTAGTGTAAATTTTTTCAGCAGTATTTCCTATAAGAAGAAGGCATTTGACATGATCGTTTACCTCTTCGCCCAAAATATCAAATGGGATTTTCTTGTCATATCCGCCAGCGATAAGTATCAGCTTCTGCTCGAAAGAATGCAGACCGGCAATAGTCCTCGTAGGGCTAGAAGCAATAGAATCGTTATAATATTTGACTCCCTCAAGCTCACGCACAAACTCAAGCCTGTGGGCGATGCCTTTAAAGCCCTCAGCAACCTTCTCAACAGCGTCCATTTTCACAAAATCTAAAACTGCGAGAATAGCCGCCATGTAATTTTCAACATTATGATCGCCAGGAAGCGCAATCTGGACACGGTTAAGAACAGGTTCGGCTTTCCCGTTTTTGCTTATAAACAGCATCCCATTTTCATAGAATGCGCCGTTTTCGACACGCTGTCTTGAAGAAAAATATAAGACACGCCCCCTGCCGCTTGCGCCAAAGCCCCGAGTTATATCATTATCATAGTTTACTACAAGCAGTCCGTTTCCATCCTGATATTTTAGTATGTTTTCTTTTGCGCTGATATATTCCTCCATAGACTTATGCATATCCAGATGGTTAGGAGTAACATTCGTTACAACTGCGACATCGGGACTTTTTTTCATTGTATGAAGCTGAAAGCTTGACAGCTCAACAACGGCAAAATCATCAGGCATTATCTCATCAATGATCGGCAAAAGCGGTCTTCCTATATTGCCCCCGAGATGAACGGTATAACCCTGAGCCTTAAGCATCTCAGAAATAAGTGTCGTTGTGGTCGACTTTCCGTCGCTTCCCGTAACTGCAACGATTTTGCATGGACACAGATCGAAAAAGACCTCCATTTCGCTTGTTATCTCAATGCCGCGGTCAGCCGCCTCTTTAAGTTCCGGAAGGTCTATCCTCATCCCCGGTGTTTTAAATATGATGTCAGCGTCTATAGCGCTTAAATAATTAGGACCAAGGCACATTTCAACGCCAAGGTCAGAAAGGTTTTCATATAAACTTCCCAGATGCTCGGCGTCAGACTTGTCGCAGGCGGTAACGCGGGCGCCGTGTTTAACCAGCATCTGGATCAGGGGACGGTTGCTGACTCCGATACCAAGCACCGTCACACGCTTATTCCTTATCTTTTCGTAAAACTTTTTAAGGTCACTGTTCATATTTGCCTCCGAGCCCAAAATAAAACTTTAAATATCATTATATCTTATTTATGAGAATTTTTCAATTATAACTATAATGTTTGACTTTATTAACATTGTAGGTTAAAATATTATGACGAGCAAGTTGAGCAGTCGCGTCCCCTTATCAGGGATGAGGAAAGTCCGAGCTTCACAGGGCAGGATTGTGGGTAACGCCCACCAAAGGCGACTTTAGGGAAAGTGCAACAGAAATTATACCGCCGCGTTTTCGCGGTAAGGATGAAACGGCGAGGTAAGAGCTCACCGGTGCATGGGTGACCATGCAGCCTTGTAAACCCAATTTGAAGCAACGCCAGACAGGAAGCGGCCTTACGGCCGGCATTTGCCCGATGCAATTTCCGAGTTGGCGGCATGAACTGCGTGGCAACGCGCAGTCTTAGATAGATGATTGTTCAAGACAGAACTCGGCTTACAGACTTGCTCGTTTAAAATATTTATATATCAAAAACGGCAGGAAAATTCCTGTCGTTTTTTTATTAATTTTGTATTTATTTAGCCACCGATTTTATATATAATCTATTTAAACAATGGAGGTATAAAAATGCTTGAAGATATAAAACAAGGATGTCTATCCTGCCGGAAATGCCGGCTCTGTGAAACAAGGAACAACGTCGTTTTTGGCACAGGCAGTGAAACAGCAGATATAATGTTTGTCGGTGAGGCTCCCGGAAAAAACGAGGACGAGACCGGCGTGCCGTTTGTAGGCGCTGCCGGTAAACTGCTCGAACGGATGCTTGACGCCGTCGATCTGTCCCGAAACGACATATACATCGCTAATATTGTAAAATGCCGCCCTCCGCAAAACCGTGATCCCCTTGCGGATGAAGAAGACGCATGTATCCCCTATCTCTTTGAACAAATACATATAATCAAACCTAAAGTAGTTGTATGCCTAGGCAGGATATCGGCAAAAAGGCTCATCCATTCATCCTTTCAGATAACGCACGAACGGGGAAAATGGTTTACAATGCCTGATTATGATATTATGGCAACGTTTCACCCTGCCGCGCTGATATATGACAGTTCAAAAAAAGGCGATACATTTTTAGATTTTAAAGAAATTAAACGGAAAGCCTCTGAGTTATAGACAAAGTGATTTTTTCGGTATGACCGTTGATTTGATTTTCCGGTCATGCCGATATTTTTATTTTATCACAAATAAATGGCCATTTTTTGTTTTATATTTTCGCTTACAGTCACACTTTTTTCAAAAAAGGATAGAATGTAGTATAGCACGCTAAGGAGGCTCCATTATGAATTACGTGATTCCACGTTATTTTCTGGGAACCAATTCGCCGGAGGGTTTTTTCTCATACTATAGCTATCTTATTGATTTGAAAACAGCCAACCGGGTGTATGTTTTAAAAGGCGGCCCCGGAACAGGCAAATCCTCATTCATGAAACATATCGCAGATAATCTTGCGTCAGAGGGTATACCCTATCATCTTATACATTGTGGAAGCGATCCAAAATCGCTTGACGGTGTATACTTTCCTTCAATCAAGTGTGCGATAGTAGATGGCACTGCTCCGCACGTGATAGATCCAGTCTATCCGGCGGCAGTAGAAGAGATAATAAATCTGGGGGAATATTGGGATGCACCCAAAATAAGGGAAAACAAGGAAATGATTATTTCTTTAAACTCAGAGATAAAAACATTTTACGCCAAAGTCTGTAAATACCTTTCAGCCGCAAAACAGATATCATCTGATACATACGCGGCAGCATTCAGCTTTTTAAATATTGAAAAGCTGTCAAGTTATGCAATGGGCTTTACAGATAAATTTTTTAAACAGAAGGATAAAAAGGCTGTAATAACAAAACGCATTATAAGAAACATAACATCAAGCGGTATAATCGGGTTTGAGTCAGAACTTGCGGCACGTGCCGAAAAGGTGTTTATTATTAAAGATCTGTACGGGCTTGCTCCGATTCTTATGGGCGAAATTATGTCATCGATCACCGCCATTGGCTATGACGCGGAAGTATATTATAATTTCCAGGCGCCTGATCGTGATATCGATGCGCTATTCTTCCCTGAGCGCAGCATTGCGGTTATAGTATCAAATGACACCAGCCCGTATGACGGTGAATATTACCGCTGCATCCATATAAGGCGTTTTGTGGATATGGAAGGTCTAAAGCATTATAAGATAAGGCTCAGATTCAATGCAAAGGCGACAGATCTGATTATGGAAGAAGCGATCGAGTCGCTTGCACAGGCAAATAAAATACATGAAAAACTCGAATCATATTACATACCAAACATGAATTTTAAAGAAATAGACAAACAAGTAGATAAGTATTCAAAACTGCTGCTGCAATACAAATAAAGTTTGTGCCTAAAAAAAGAGAGGCTTATCACCTCTCTTTTTATACGTATACGTTTTTTAGATCACACATCAATTAACGCATTTTCCGCATGGCTGCAAACCTTTTTTCTTTGCCTCGTCAAGTGTGGTTGCAATAGCATTTTTACCAGCACATTTTTCACTGTAATGATATTTTTTGCCGGTAGGCGTTATATACACAGTGTCGCCCGGCTTCTTAACCGAATCTTTTTTATTAATAACACTTACTTTGAATCCCGCAC from Bacillota bacterium encodes the following:
- the murD gene encoding UDP-N-acetylmuramoyl-L-alanine--D-glutamate ligase, which gives rise to MNSDLKKFYEKIRNKRVTVLGIGVSNRPLIQMLVKHGARVTACDKSDAEHLGSLYENLSDLGVEMCLGPNYLSAIDADIIFKTPGMRIDLPELKEAADRGIEITSEMEVFFDLCPCKIVAVTGSDGKSTTTTLISEMLKAQGYTVHLGGNIGRPLLPIIDEIMPDDFAVVELSSFQLHTMKKSPDVAVVTNVTPNHLDMHKSMEEYISAKENILKYQDGNGLLVVNYDNDITRGFGASGRGRVLYFSSRQRVENGAFYENGMLFISKNGKAEPVLNRVQIALPGDHNVENYMAAILAVLDFVKMDAVEKVAEGFKGIAHRLEFVRELEGVKYYNDSIASSPTRTIAGLHSFEQKLILIAGGYDKKIPFDILGEEVNDHVKCLLLIGNTAEKIYTSVVKAQNFKEGRLPIIKCESLAAAVKIAKKNAHEGDIVVLSPACASFDSFKNFEERGNAFKNAVNML
- a CDS encoding uracil-DNA glycosylase, whose translation is MLEDIKQGCLSCRKCRLCETRNNVVFGTGSETADIMFVGEAPGKNEDETGVPFVGAAGKLLERMLDAVDLSRNDIYIANIVKCRPPQNRDPLADEEDACIPYLFEQIHIIKPKVVVCLGRISAKRLIHSSFQITHERGKWFTMPDYDIMATFHPAALIYDSSKKGDTFLDFKEIKRKASEL